Proteins from one Candidatus Binataceae bacterium genomic window:
- a CDS encoding Rieske 2Fe-2S domain-containing protein — translation MLTREENELLSRVGPGTPMGEMLREYWAPALRSARLEADGAPARVRILGENYVAFRATDGRVGFFDEGCPHRCTSLALARNEGNALTCIFHGWKIDVSGKVVEVPSEPPERRAEFAAKVRVRHYPVREAGGLIWVYLGKREQPPAFYNFEFNNLPTSHVIPMRAVMHCNWFQGLEAVLDSAHLGIMHKSWLQLGPGQSRLPSANNGPVFDIMMRPYGFREGALRDLFDGTCYARIREVVWPYYSFIPHDRPNPPLMICAIPIDDEWNAQWYVYYNPERPFTAEEQAQRLKGHSGDPDNMCSDMGSVENTWHQDRKAMKEGHFTGFTRFLPFEDFIAEESMGPIVDRTREYLGSSDQIIIRVRRLMINAAREFQRGKPALGQERGDLDYSQVRALAIRFPKEQNWREFDSMNPPPTLPLRQ, via the coding sequence ATGCTGACCCGCGAAGAGAACGAGTTGCTGAGCCGAGTGGGACCTGGCACTCCGATGGGCGAGATGCTGCGCGAGTACTGGGCGCCGGCATTGCGCTCAGCGCGGCTGGAGGCCGACGGCGCCCCGGCGCGGGTGCGCATCCTGGGCGAAAATTATGTTGCCTTCCGTGCAACCGACGGCCGGGTGGGCTTTTTCGACGAAGGCTGCCCCCATCGCTGTACTTCGCTGGCGTTGGCGCGTAACGAAGGCAACGCGCTCACCTGTATCTTTCATGGCTGGAAAATCGATGTCTCGGGCAAGGTGGTTGAGGTTCCTTCCGAGCCGCCCGAGCGGCGGGCGGAATTCGCGGCCAAAGTGCGGGTGCGTCATTATCCGGTGCGCGAAGCGGGCGGTCTCATCTGGGTCTATCTGGGCAAGCGGGAGCAGCCGCCAGCGTTTTATAATTTTGAGTTCAACAATTTGCCCACCAGCCACGTCATTCCGATGCGCGCGGTGATGCATTGCAACTGGTTCCAAGGGCTGGAGGCGGTGCTCGATTCGGCCCATCTCGGGATCATGCACAAATCTTGGCTGCAACTTGGTCCCGGCCAGAGCCGCTTGCCCAGTGCCAACAACGGTCCGGTCTTCGACATCATGATGAGGCCCTACGGCTTTCGCGAAGGTGCCTTGCGCGACCTGTTCGACGGCACCTGCTACGCGCGCATTCGCGAGGTGGTGTGGCCCTACTACTCCTTCATCCCTCACGACCGGCCCAACCCACCGCTAATGATCTGCGCAATTCCGATCGACGACGAATGGAACGCCCAGTGGTACGTCTATTACAATCCCGAGCGGCCTTTCACCGCCGAGGAACAGGCCCAGCGCCTAAAGGGCCATTCCGGCGACCCCGATAACATGTGCTCGGATATGGGCAGCGTCGAGAACACCTGGCATCAGGACCGCAAAGCGATGAAGGAAGGGCATTTCACCGGCTTCACGCGCTTTTTGCCGTTCGAGGATTTCATTGCCGAGGAATCGATGGGGCCGATCGTGGATCGCACTCGCGAGTACCTGGGCTCCAGCGACCAGATCATTATCCGGGTGCGCCGTCTGATGATTAACGCGGCGCGCGAGTTTCAGCGCGGCAAGCCGGCGCTGGGCCAGGAACGGGGTGACTTGGATTACAGCCAGGTGCGTGCGCTGGCCATTCGATTCCCCAAGGAGCAGAACTGGCGCGAGTTCGATTCGATGAACCCGCCGCCGACCCTGCCTTTGCGCCAATAG
- a CDS encoding alpha/beta fold hydrolase, translating to MNLAYVASIPAGDGPFPALIAFHGRGGNALDMLSLAPYVCSGHFLTICPQGQLEIPLGDGTGHAWFEFTPGLQLSAQDLDSAAEAGDRFLDAVARRYPIDLARLVLLGFSQGGVMAYNLAVRHPERFAAIAGLSTRFPPELAARAGDREALARLPVLVQHGRNDRVIEFDRAQQSIENLRTLGAQPLLQEYDCGHEVSGRALADLSAWLGEKVLAGR from the coding sequence ATGAATCTGGCTTATGTGGCATCGATTCCCGCCGGTGACGGCCCCTTTCCTGCCTTAATCGCCTTTCATGGTCGCGGCGGCAACGCCTTGGACATGCTCAGTCTGGCACCCTACGTCTGTAGCGGCCATTTTCTGACTATTTGTCCCCAGGGACAGTTGGAAATTCCCCTGGGCGACGGCACTGGCCACGCGTGGTTTGAGTTCACTCCGGGCTTGCAGTTAAGCGCGCAGGATCTCGATAGCGCGGCTGAGGCGGGCGACCGCTTCCTCGACGCCGTAGCGCGCCGCTATCCGATTGATTTAGCGCGGCTGGTCCTGCTCGGCTTCAGCCAAGGCGGCGTGATGGCGTACAACCTAGCCGTGCGCCATCCGGAGCGGTTTGCCGCGATCGCCGGGCTATCGACCCGCTTTCCACCGGAATTGGCCGCCAGGGCGGGAGATCGCGAGGCCTTGGCGCGCTTGCCGGTGTTGGTGCAGCACGGCCGCAATGATCGCGTGATCGAATTCGACCGCGCCCAGCAATCGATAGAAAATTTGCGCACGCTGGGCGCGCAGCCGCTGCTCCAGGAATACGATTGCGGGCACGAGGTCAGCGGCCGGGCGCTGGCAGATCTCTCAGCCTGGCTGGGCGAAAAAGTCCTGGCCGGACGCTGA